ATGTCGTCCCAATCGGAGCATCAATGTAGGTAATCGCACCGAGTTTTTCCGCTTGTGCAATCAGCTCAGTAGTTACTGATTTTTGCGTACAAAACACGGGAGCAAGCAGGATTTTGGCGTAGAAACCGTACAGGTTATAGGTGTCCTGAAGGAGTTTCATCCCCGTGCGGTCGCCTGCGGTATTTAGGGCACCGATAATATCGGCTGCGGTGACCTTTGTAGGGTCGCACCAGGAATAATAGGCGCAAACTTTCGCTCCAGGAGGAATGTCGGCTCCTTTACGAGTGATTATGCCTGTTTGTTCATCTACGCTAAATGCTGTGGTGTTAAAGGTTGATGAATTTGATGAAGAGGGCTTTAGTACCACGTTACGCACATTGCGGTGAGCGAGCTTCGCCTGGTTGTTAGCATCAAAAGTGATACTCTCATTGCTGATGCTGGAGCTATGTTTTGCCGGATCCAGCACGTTAATCACCACCACCGTACCGGCACCGTGGTCATAAATCGCCTTCAGTGCCTGTGGGATCGTAAAGTTAGCCAGAGTCGAGCCAAACTGCGCAGCATCGCTTTCAGAAAGACATAATGTTGGTTTATTTACCGGACCACAGGGGGCCGTACCGATTAAAGCGATGACGGCGGATTTTACCGCTTTAACCGGACGAGGGCCGGTTTCAATTTCAATGGTTTCTACACCGTGCAGGTAATTAGCTGCCATGTACAATTTCCTCTACGTTATTTTGTTCTTCCTGAGTGATGACAGGAGTCAGATGATTGCGGGCAATCATGGTTATGACCCACTCGTTGTCTTCTGGCAGATCAATTTCACTGTTCGGCCACAATAAGATTTCTTGTCCGTCGGCAAGGGTGACGCCGCTTGCCGGGCCGTTGTAGATGTATTTCATTCAGTTTCCTCGTAATTAACTTCCGTAAGCAGGGGAAGATCCGTGCTTTCCTGTTCAGCGATAAACAGCGAGCTGGTCGCCATTTCCAGGATGTAGCGGCAGAAACCGCCGCTCTCACCCGTATTAATTTCTTTTTCAAGCCAAAGCAGACGATCGCAATCAGGAAGCTGAAGGCCACCCAATGCTCTGCGTATGCGATCAAGAGCGTTTAACGCGTCACAATTTTTGCCAACAATAACGGTGGCGGTTAAGCGGAGTATTTGCTGTTGCACGATGGCATCACTGCTTTCGGGCGTGGCAAAGAAAGAACCGCTATAATTAATAATCACTGCAACTTGCTGTGTCTGTGGAATATATTTCTGGGCATCCGTAGCTGAAATAAATACGTCCATTTCGGGGTTGTGTTCACGTAATCTGGTCACAACAGAATTCATTACAGATAAAATTTCCATATGGGTTGTACCTTAATTACCGCTCACTTCGTTATCGTTGAAATATATTCTGAAGCAGTGAAGGTGAAGAATCTTTTAATGTAATTTAGAGAAAAAATTGAATGGCTATAAAAAATCCCCACACTTACGTAAAGGTGGGGATGTATTTAATAGCTGCCACGTTGTAACAGCTCGATTTTGCTATATAAGGCATCCAGCTTTGCTTCTAATACTGCTTGCCCACGAAGATAATCTTCTCTGCGGACATAATGCAGCGGAAGCTCGGCACGAAATTCAAGAAACTCTCTTTCCAGTTTCGACCAACTTGTTTCTGATTCCCTGCGGGCATTTTCCAGAGACTCAAAACGCTCATTAAGTCGTTTTTCAATTTGCGCTAACAGCAGTTTTCCGGCAGCAAACATTAATCCAACGAAGGAAAGCATAAGGGAGATCACTTCCCAAAAATCGATACTGAGTTTCATCGGCCCCTCTGATTAGTGAAGACAGCTTGCCTGTCCCCAGAGTAAATAGCGGGCGGCGTGTAGATAGAGGATCATCTTTGGATAGCGACGATTTTCTCGCCAGTTAGCAGCGCTGCGCCCGGCGTTGACTCGCTCGACATGACCAAACCAGCTAGTGGCATCTAACCCTTTGGATGCAGCTAGTTTTTTATCCCGGTTAACCCACCCCTGACCGCCGTTATAGGCGCTTAGGGTAAACGCCATACGCTGACAGTCATTTTTCGCAGAGATGTTTTTCCACAAATGCTGGTCATATTGCACCAGCGCGCGAATCGCCCAGGTTGGGTTATACGGTTTGTTTTCACGCAATTGTGGATACAACTGGCTTATCCATGTCGCTGTAGCAGGCATAAATTGCGCCATACCTTGTGCGCCAACGGGGGAACGTACCATTGGCTGCCAGGCGGACTCCAGGTGTAATTGCCCGGCAAAGTCGGCCACTGGGGCATTCAGCCCCCAGACTTCTCGAGCGGTACGAATTAGTTCGTTTCGCCATGCCAGAGAGGCTCGCGGCGGTTCAGAGGCGTTAAGCGGGAAAAGAACGAAAATAATCATAGACGCGATATATTTCAGCCACATCACTATAGCCCTAAGGCGACGGAAAGACAGACGGCGGCAACGATGATGGCGCGGCGAATCATTGCCGCCGCGCAGCAACGCGGTTCCTTCCAGGGGCTAAAAGAGTCAGGCCGTGCCCAGGGGAACAAACTGCGATCGAGCCAGTATCCCAGCACCGCGGAAAGCGAAACCAGGCTTAGTTTATAAATGACGACCGGGATCTGTGCTGAAGAGGTCCAGCCGATCACGACAAACAGCGCGACGGAAGCGACCAGCCAGCCGGAAAGCCGGGGAAAAGTGACTTTTTTCATACGATATCTCCTGATAAGTGAGCGTTTAGTGTCGTCAGAACCCTCCAGTGAAGAATGAAAAAAGCTTTAATAAATAAGTTTAAAAAATAGATTCTCTATAAATGAACAAGCCCGCTAATAAATCGACTCATCAATTAAAGAGCAAAAGGTGACCTGGCGAATAAGCGCGTCATTATGCAGGGGAAAGATGATGGTGGATCGTAGGAATAGTCTATAGTTATTTGATTTTTAAAGTTTGTTTAAGAAAGTCAGCTACTGTGAGGGAAACGATCTTTTAACACTACAGGTAAAAATAATACTGTATACGTATACAGTATAGTGTAAAATGATACTCCTGTTGACAAGAAACATAATGCAAACAATATATTTATTTCGTGAATTTATGGCGTTCATTAATACTAAAAATTTATATTTTGGGTGATTATTTATTTGTTTGTTGAATGTATTGAGTAGCAGTAATGACAACTGCTTAGCGTATATCCGTGGTTTTACACGCATCGGGTCTTATTCAGGATGCAAGATATATGGAGATGAAAAATGATACGAAAATCAAAAGAGATGGCCCGGACACCGGAGATTATTAACGACCTGGCTTTTCATGCATCGCAAGTTCTGATTGAAAGCATCATTCTCGACAGTTCATCGGCAGAAAATGTGGGTTTTGCCATTGCCGACCGAATGATGCGTAACTGGGGCGGACAAAGCATCTATTTCCCTAAGGGGATCTCCGGACGAGCATCGGAGCGTGACTACCAAATCTATAGCGAGTGCGATGGGCGCAACTACGCTGAATTAGCGAAGAAATATAATCTGACGCTGCAATGGATTTATAAGATAGTCAAACGTGTACATACGGAGAAGCAGCAGAGTCGTATGTAGTGGTGATTGCACCGGCATGGCGAGTAGCGATATGGGGTCGCAACTCGCCTGTACTGGTCGTTTACTCAAACAAATTAAAATGCAGTTTCTGCACTACCTGTTCCGCATCTTCGCCCGGCACCAGGAAGCACAGGTTATGACTGGAAGCGCCGTAGCAAATCATGCGAATGTTGAACGGTTCAAGTACGCCAAACACCTCTTTGCCAACACCACAGGCTTTTGACAGGTCGTTACCAATCAGAGCCACCAGCGCCAGGCCTTCTTCCACTTCTACCCGACACAGCGCTGAAAGCTCCATCAGCAGCGATTGTGTCAGCAACGTATCTCCAGTTGACGTTGAACCGGTAGTGTCGAGGGTCAGCGCCACGCTTACCTCCGACGTAGTAATTAAATCCACCGAAATATTATGCCGTGCGAGAATGCCGAAAACTTCCGCGAGGAAGCCGCGAGAATGCAGCATATTCAGGCTATGCAGGGTTAACAGCGTTTGTTTGCGACGCAGAGCCAGCGCACGGAACAACGGCGGATTTTCGGTTTTATTACACACCAAAGTACCGCCAGCACGCGGATCTTTACTTGAACCGACAAACACCGGGATATCGCTGCGAACAGCAGGCAGTAAGGTTGCTGGATGAAGTACTTTGGCGCCAAAGGTTGCCATCTCAGCCGCTTCTTCAAAGGCGATTTCATCAATTCGTTTGGCATCAGGCACGACGCGCGGGTCGGTAGTATAAATCCCCGGCACATCTGTCCAGATATCGACGCGAGCAGCGTTTAACGCTTCTGCCAATAGTGCCGCCGTGTAGTCACTACCGCCGCGACCAAGCGTTGTGGTGCGCCCTTTACTTTCACTGCCAATAAAGCCCTGGGTGATGACTAAACCTTCGCTGAGACGTGGGGTTAGTTGCAGCGCAGACAGTTCCGCCAGTGCAGCAATATCTGGCTCCGCGCGGCCAAAGCGATCGTTTGTGCGCATCACTTTACGCACATCAAACCACTGGGCCTGAACATTGCGCTCACGCAGAATCTCCACAAACAGTAGGGTAGACATCAGTTCGCCGTGGCTGACCAGTTCATCAGTTAGCGCTGGAGAGGTTGCCAGTGCAGCAGCTTCGGCCAGAACGGTAATGTTCTCCAGCAAACGTTCAATCTCTTCACGGATGACGTTCGGGTAACGCAGGCGCTCCAGAATGGCGAACTGAATATTGCGAATGGCATCGAGTTTTTCGAAACGCTCAACCGGTTCCAGACCTTCAGCCAGTGCAACCAACAGATTGGTAATGCCCGCAGAAGCAGAAAGCACAACTAAACGCACATTCACATCAGAAAGCACAATGTCGGCGCTGCGGTTCATGGCGTCGAAATCAGCCACGCTAGTACCACCAAATTTGGAGACAACAATATCGGGCATAACAACCTCGTGTCAGGGAATGAAAGAAGCGACCTTGGCACAAAGGCAAAACAGAAACCGGTGCAGGCGCAGACCGTATTTATAAATAAAAGGTGTAGGGGAGTGTGTCAACGCCGGGATTATGCGGATTATTCATGCAGCGGGCGTGGTCAGAAATTGTGCTTATAACGTCTATACTTTTTATCCTTTTCAGTGGTTAGCTGAGCTAACGGCACTAAAACCATCACATTTTTCTGTGACTGGCGCTACAATCTTCCACAGTCACAATTCTCAATATCAGAAGAGTATTGCTAATGAAAAACATCAATCCAACGCAGACCGCGGCCTGGCAGGCACTACAGAAACACTTCGATGAAATGAAAGACGTTACGATCGCCGATCTTTTTGCTAAAGACGGCGATCGTTTTTCTAAGTTCTCCGCAACCTTCGACGATCAGATGCTGGTGGATTACTCCAAAAACCGCATCACCGAAGAAACGCTGGCGAAATTACAAGATCTGGCGAAAGAGTGCGATCTGGCGGGCGCGATTAAGTCGATGTTCTCTGGCGAGAAGATCAACCGCACCGAAAACCGTGCCGTACTGCACGTGGCGCTGCGTAACCGTAGCAATACGCCGATTCTGGTTGATGGCAAAGATGTTATGCCGGAAGTCAACGCGGTGCTGGCGAAGATGAAAACCTTCTCGGAAGCGATTATTTCCGGTGAGTGGAAAGGTTATACCGGCAAAGCAATCACCGACGTAGTGAACATTGGTATCGGCGGTTCTGACCTTGGTCCGTACATGGTGACTGAAGCACTGCGCCCTTACAAAAACCACCTGAACATGCACTTTGTTTCTAACGTCGATGGCACTCACATCGCGGAAGTGCTGAAAAAAGTAAACCCGGAAACCACGCTGTTCCTGGTAGCATCTAAAACCTTCACTACTCAGGAAACCATGACCAACGCCCATAGTGCGCGTGACTGGTTCCTGAAAGCGGCTGGTGATGAGAAGCACGTTGCGAAACACTTTGCGGCGCTTTCCACCAATGCGAAAGCCGTTGGCGAGTTTGGTATTGATACCGCCAACATGTTCGAGTTCTGGGACTGGGTTGGCGGTCGTTACTCTTTGTGGTCAGCGATTGGCCTGTCGATTGTTCTCTCCATCGGCTTTGATAACTTCGTTGAACTGCTTTCCGGCGCACACGCGATGGACAAGCATTTCTCCACCACGCCTGCAGAGAAAAACCTGCCTGTACTGCTGGCGCTGATTGGCATCTGGTACAACAATTTCTTTGGCGCGGAAACTGAAGCGATTCTGCCGTATGACCAGTATATGCACCGTTTCGCGGCGTACTTCCAGCAGGGCAATATGGAGTCCAACGGCAAATATGTTGACCGTAACGGTAACGTGGTGGATTACCAGACTGGCCCGATTATCTGGGGTGAGCCGGGTACGAACGGTCAGCACGCGTTCTACCAGCTGATCCACCAGGGAACCAAAATGGTGCCATGCGATTTCATCGCTCCGGCTATTACCCATAACCCGCTCTCTGATCATCACCAGAAACTGCTGTCTAACTTCTTCGCTCAGACCGAAGCACTGGCGTTTGGTAAATCCCGCGAAGTGGTTGAGCAGGAATATCGCGATCAGGGTAAAGATCCGGCAACGCTTGACTACGTGGTGCCGTTCAAAGTGTTCGAAGGTAACCGCCCGACCAACTCCATCCTGCTGCGCGAAATCACTCCGTTCAGCCTGGGTGCGTTGATTGCGCTGTATGAGCACAAAATCTTTACTCAGGGCGTGATTCTGAACATCTTCACCTTCGACCAGTGGGGCGTGGAGCTGGGTAAACAGCTGGCGAACCGTATTCTGCCAGAGCTGAAAGATGACAAAGAAATCAGCAGCCACGATAGCTCGACCAATGGTCTGATTAACCGCTATAAAGCGTGGCGCGGTTAATCATCGTGCATGTTTGATGCCGATATGTAGGCCGGATAAGGCGTTCACGCCGCATCCGGCAACCGGTGCCTGATGCGACGCGGTCGCGTCTTATCAGGCCTACAGGTCGATGCCGATATGTACATCGTATTCGGCAATTAATACATAGCACGATTGATTAAATAACCTTAATAACAATGCCGACTATAAGTCGGCATTGTTTTATCAGATAAATCCCCTTGTCTGTGATTTAACGAAAATCATACCGTGAGGTTAATCCTAAAATAGATTTTTAATCGTGGTTGATTTCGGAAAGTACGCAGATTAATTACTTTTTATTTTATTTTAAGTTCATGATTTTTAATCTTATTTATATATAAGTTAAAGCTTATATTTGATATTCATTCCAATTGTCCTAAAACTCCTTCACTAATTCCCCGCGCCGTAATTCGCATGCTTTAGTTGTGTATACTCGATCCCGCCCGAAATGTTTTTGGGTAAATCTCCATTCATTCAATGAAGGGAAATTGTTATGAAAAAAGTTCTGTATGGCATTTTTGCCATATCTGCGCTTGCGGCGACTTCTGCGTGGGCTGCACCTGTACAGGTGGGCGAAGCGGCAGGGTCGGCAGCAACGTCGGTTTCGGCGGGGAGTTCCTCCGCGACCAGCGTCAGCACCGTAAGCTCGGCGGTGGGTGTCGCGCTCGCGGCAACCGGTGGCGGTGATGGTTCTAATACCGGGACCACAACTACCACAACCACCAGTACCCAGTAATAAAGTATGTATCCCCAAAATAATTCGAGTCATCGCATCTGTGGCTTGAAGTATGAAGGGATTTACCATAACCACACTCCGGTGTGGTTATTCTGCCCCTCTGGAGAAGAGTCGTGAAGCGACCTGCACTCATTCTTATCTGCCTGCTATTACAGGCCTGTTCAGCCACGACTAAAGAGCTGGGCAATTCACTGTGGGACAGTCTGTTCGGTACGCCAGGCGTACAACTGACGGACGATGATATTCAAAATATGCCCTACGCCAGCCAGTACATGCAGCTTAATGGCGGGCCGCAGTTGTTTGTGGTGCTGGCCTTCGCTGAAGACGGACAACAAAAATGGGTCACTCAGGATCAGGCCACTCTCGTCACACAACATGGTCGTCTGGTGAAGACTTTGCTTGGCGGCGACAACCTGATTGAAGTGAATAACCTTGCCGCTGACCCGCTGATCAAACCCGCACAAATTGTTGATGGTGCAACCTGGACTCGCACGATGGGCTGGACCGAGTACCAACAGGTACGCTACGCCACCGCACGCTCAGTCTTCAAATGGGATGGCACTGATACCGTCAAGGTCGGCAGCGATGAAACTCCGGTTCGCGTGCTGGACGAAGAAGTCTCCACCGACCAGGCGCGCTGGCATAACCGCTATTGGATCGACAGCGAAGGGCAAATTCGCCAGTCGGAACAGTATCTCGGCGCGGATTATTTCCCGGTGAAAACCACGCTCATCAAGGCGGCAAAACAATGATTAAACAAACTATTGTCGCGTTGCTTTTGAGTGTGGGAGCGTCATCGGTCTTTGCGGCAGGAACCGTCAAGGTGTTCAGCAATGGTAGTGGTGAGGCCAAAACGCTGACGGGCGCGGAGTATTTAATCGATCTGGTAGGCCAACCACGGCTGGCAAACAGCTGGTGGCCCGGTGCGGTCATTAGCGAAGAGCTGGCAACAGCGGCAGCATTGCGTCAGCAGCAGGCGTTGCTGACACGGCTGGCTGAACAGGCCGCAGACTCCAGCGCCGACGATGCCGCCGCCATTAACGCCTTACGCCAGCAAATTCAGGCGTTGAAGGTGACGGGCAGACAAAAAATCAATCTTGATCCTGATATCGTGCGCGTTGCCGAACGCGGTAACCCGCCGTTGCAGGGCAACTACACGCTGTGGGTCGGACCACCGCCGTCCACGGTCACGTTGTTCGGGCTTATCAGCCGTCCTGGCAATCAGCCATTCACTCCCGGTCGCGACGTGGCGAGCTATCTCTCCGGGCAAAGTCTGCTTAGCGGTGCGGATCGCAGCTACGCGTGGGTCGTTTACCCGGACGGACGCACGCAAAAAGCGCCGGTGGCTTACTGGAACAAGCGTCACGTAGAGCCGATGCCCGGCAGCATTATTTATGTTGGCCTCGCGGACTCCGTCTGGAGTGAGACGCCTGATGCCCTTAACGCCGACATTCTTCAGACTCTGACGCAGCGGATACCCCAATAATGAAAAAAAGACATCTGCTTAGCTTACTGGCGCTGGGCATTAGCACAGCTTGCTACGGCGAAACATATCCTGCGCCCATTGGTCCGTCGCAGTCGGATTTCGGTGGCGTAGGATTATTACAAACGCCCACCGCGCGCATGGCGCGGGAAGGGGAGTTGAGTTTGAACTATCGCGATAACGATCAGTACCGTTATTACTCAGCTTCAGTGCAACTCTTCCCGTGGCTGGAAACAACGCTGCGTTATACCGACGTGCGCACCCGGCAGTACAGCAGCGTCGAAGCGTTCTCTGGTGATCAAACGTATAAAGATAAAGCCTTCGATCTCAAACTGCGTTTGTGGGAAGAGAGTTATTGGCTGCCGCAAGTGGCGGTTGGCGCGCGGGATATCGGTGGCACGGGGCTGTTTGATGCAGAATATCTTGTCGCCAGTAAAGCCTGGGGGCCGTTCGATTTTACACTCGGTCTGGGCTGGGGATATCTGGGCACCAGCGGTAATGTGAAAAATCCGCTCTGTTCAGCCAGTGATAAATATTGCTATCGCGATAACAGCTACAAACAGGCGGGATCTATCGACGGCAGCCAGATGTTCCACGGTCCTGCCTCACTGTTTGGCGGCGTGGAATACCAGACGCCCTGGCAGCCACTGCGCCTGAAACTGGAGTATGAAGGCAATAATTATCAGCAGGATTTTGCCGGGAAGCTGGAGCAAAAAAGTAAGTTTAACGTCGGTGCGATTTATCGCGTTACCGATTGGGCCGACGTTAACCTTAGCTATGAACGTGGTAACACCTTTATGTTTGGCGTCACGCTGCGCACCAACTTTAACGATCTGCGCCCGTCTTACAACGATAACGCCCGCCCGCAATATCAACCGCAGCCGCAGGATGCCATTTTGCAGCATTCGGTGGTGGCGAATCAGTTAACGCTGTTGAAATACAACGCCGGACTTGCTGATCCGCAGATCCAGGCGAAAGGCGATACGCTGTATGTCACCGGCGAGCAAGTGAAATATCGTGATTCGCGCGAAGGGATCATCCGCGCCAATCGGATCGTGATGAACGATCTGCCGGATGGGATCAAAACGATCCGTATCACGGAAAACCGCCTTAACATGCCGCAGGTGACGACGGAAACCGATGTCGCCAGCCTGAAAAATCATCTCGCCGGAGAGCCGTTGGGCCACGAAACGACGCTGGCGCAAAAACGCGTCGAGCCAGTGGTTCCAAAGTCCACCGAGCAGGGCTGGTATATCGACAAATCGCGTTTTGATTTCCATATCGATCCGGTGCTGAACCAGTCGGTCGGTGGCCCGGAAAACTTTTACATGTATCAGCTGGGCGTGATGGGAACGGCAGATTTGTGGCTGACGGACCATTTGCTCACCACCGGCAGCCTTTTTGCAAATCTTGCCAACAACTACGACAAGTTTAACTACACCAATCCGCCGCAGGACTCGCACTTACCGCGTGTTCGTACCCATGTGCGCGAGTATGTGCAGAATGATGTCTATGTGAATAACCTGCAAGCCAACTACTTCCAGCATCTGGGCAATGGCTTCTACGGTCAGGTCTACGGAGGTTATCTCGAAACCATGTTTGGCGGTGCGGGGGCAGAAGTGTTGTATCGCCCGCTGGACAGCAACTGGGCGTTTGGTCTGGATGCCAACTACGTTAAACAGCGCGACTGGCGTAGCGCAAAAGATATGATGAAATTCACCGACTACAGCGTGAAAACCGGGCATCTGACCGCGTACTGGACGCCATCTTTCGCCCAGGACGTGTTGGTGAAAGCGAGCGTCGGGCAGTATCTGGCAGGGGATAAAGGCGGCACGCTGGAAATAGCCAAACGCTTTGATAGCGGCGTGGTGGTGGGTGGCTATGCCACGATCACTAATGTTTCGAAAGAGGAGTACGGCGAAGGGGACTTCACCAAAGGCGTGTATGTCTCTGTACCGCTGGATCTCTTCTCGTCTGGCCCGACACGCAGCCGTGCGGCGATTGGCTGGACGCCGCTGACGCGTGACGGTGGTCAGCAACTTGGGCGTAAGTTCCAGTTGTATGATATGACCAGCGACCGTAGCGTAAATTTCCGCTAAGTCATGGGAAAGGTGCCAGTTTTCGCAATCACTGGCACCCTCATTCTTAATGGCCTGTTGAGCCATCAGGAACGCAGTTCACCCCCGGTTTGCGATCTGGTGTGTAAAGGCGAAAACATTCTGTCTTCCTGTCCGTCGATATCGGTTGCAGGTCTGGTTGCCTGAGCGACTGAGCCATCATTGGGCTGGAGACATTGCTTTGCGGTAGGTCGGCTTTATCAGCAGTGCCGAGCGGACCAGCATAAGCAGGAAGAACAGAGACTGATAACAACAAAGCAGCAAAATAAGGCTTCATTTTTACCACCTTTATCAGGTTACGTTTCATTTGTTCCAGAGGAACATTGTCGATTTTTCGCGCTTTACTGGGGGTAGGGAATCACCTGAATGGGTGATTTTTGCATTACCGACTTTGGTGCGGTTTGCCTTGCCGGATGCGCCGCCAGGCGCGGCTTATTCGGCCTACGGGTAGGTACATCCGGCGTTGGTGGAGGCGCGTCCCAAATCCAGGTTGAACAAAACATACACAAAAAATATAGATCTCCGTCACATTTTTACGTTATACAGGAAGCTCGCCACTGTGAAGGAGGTACTGCTATGACGTCACTCTCTCGTCCGCGCGTGGAGTTTATCTCCACCATTTTGCAGACCGTTCTCAATCTTGGCCTGCTGTGTCTCGGCCTGATTTTGGTTGTCTTCCTCGGCAAAGAAACGGTGCATCTGGCTGATGTGCTGTTCGCGCCAGAACAAACCAGCAAATATGAGCTGGTAGAAGGGCTGGTGGTTTATTTTCTCTATTTCGAATTTATCGCGCTGATTGTGAAGTACTTTCAGTCCGGTTTTCACTTCCCGCTACGTTACTTTGTCTATATCGGGATCACCGCCATTGTGCGCTTGATCATCGTCGATCATAAATCGCCACTGGATGTGTTGATCTACTCGGCAGCGATCCTGTTGCTGGTGATCACCCTGTGGTTATGTAATTCGAAACGGTTGAAGCGGGAGTAAAAAAGAGGCGCTCCGAAGAGCGCCGAATAACAGTCACAAGTTAGGATAACGTAAGTTGAGGGTCTAGCGGCATAACATTGGCAGAACAACATCTTTAACCTTTCACACCACCTGCCGTCAGGCCGTTAACCAACCAGCGTTGAGCCAGCAAGAAGACGATGGTGATTGGTAATGCAGACATCACGGCAGCGGCGGCAAAGTCACCCCACAGGTAGTTTTGCGGGTTAAGGTATTGCTGCATCCCCACGGCCAGGGTGTAACTGTTCACGTCACGCAGTAACAACGACGCGACCGGAACTTCGGTAATGGCAGCGATAAACGACAGGATGAACACCACCGCCAGAATCGGTACAGATAATGGCAACAGGACAAGGCGGAAAGCCTGCCACGGTGTCGCACCATCCAGCGCCGCCGCTTCTTCCAGCGAGCTATCGATGGTTTCGAAATAACCTTTAATCGTCCAGACGTGCAGCGCAATCCCGCCCAGGTAAGCAAAGATAACGCCGCCGTGGGTATTCAGACCGATAAACGGAATGTACTCGCCCAAACGGTCAAACAACGCATACAACGCCACCAGTGAGAGTACCGCCGGGAACATCTGGAAAATCAGCATTCCTTTCAGCAGCGTCGCTTTGCCAGGGAAGCGCATACGGGCGAAGGCATAAGCGCAGGTGGTGGAGAGCGCCACAATACCAATCGCGGAAATACCGGCGACCTTTACCGAGTTCCACAGCCACAGCAGTACCGGAAATGGTGGTGGCGTAATGCGGCCATCCGCCTGTTCAACGCTAAAACCTAACGCCAGTTTCCAGTGATCCCACGAGATTTGCTCCGGGATCAGGCTACCGGTCGCGAAGTTCCCCTGGCGCAGCGAGATGGCGACGACCATCAGCAGCGGGAACATAATCGCCGCGATAAAAAGTAGTAGTAGCAGGTGAGTAATAAACAAACGTGCTTTTTGCGATTTCGGTTGGACCATTGCCATTTTTGTTATCTCCCTTAATCAAACTTCATTCGCGTGGCTTTCAGGTTCACTATCGCCAGCGCACCTACCAGCAGGAAGATCAGTGTGGCAATTGCTGCCGCCAGACCGAAGTCCTGACCCCCGCCGCCTTCAAAGGCGATACGGTAGGTGTAGTTAACGAGCAGATCGGTATAACCGGCTGGCGTGGTGGTGCCAAGACGATCCGGGCCACCGTTGGTCAACAGTTGAATCAGCACGAAGTTGTTAAAGTTAAAGGCGAAGCTGGCGATCATTAGCGGTGTGAGCGGCTTAATCAGCAGCGGTAGCGTAATCTTAAAAAAGTTCTGGAACGGACTTGCGCCATCCATCGCTGAGGCTTCATACAGATCGTCCGGAATCGCTTTCAACAAGCCCATGCAGAGGATCATCATGTACGGATAACCCAGCCAGGTGTTGACGATAATCAGCATCGTTCGTGCGGTGGTCGGGTCGCTGAACCAGGCGGGCTTCACGCCAAACAGCGTGCTCAACATCATGTTGATTTCACCAAAGCTCTGGTTGA
The DNA window shown above is from Escherichia sp. E4742 and carries:
- the psiE gene encoding phosphate-starvation-inducible protein PsiE, which encodes MTSLSRPRVEFISTILQTVLNLGLLCLGLILVVFLGKETVHLADVLFAPEQTSKYELVEGLVVYFLYFEFIALIVKYFQSGFHFPLRYFVYIGITAIVRLIIVDHKSPLDVLIYSAAILLLVITLWLCNSKRLKRE
- a CDS encoding YjbF family lipoprotein; translated protein: MKRPALILICLLLQACSATTKELGNSLWDSLFGTPGVQLTDDDIQNMPYASQYMQLNGGPQLFVVLAFAEDGQQKWVTQDQATLVTQHGRLVKTLLGGDNLIEVNNLAADPLIKPAQIVDGATWTRTMGWTEYQQVRYATARSVFKWDGTDTVKVGSDETPVRVLDEEVSTDQARWHNRYWIDSEGQIRQSEQYLGADYFPVKTTLIKAAKQ
- the pgi gene encoding glucose-6-phosphate isomerase, coding for MKNINPTQTAAWQALQKHFDEMKDVTIADLFAKDGDRFSKFSATFDDQMLVDYSKNRITEETLAKLQDLAKECDLAGAIKSMFSGEKINRTENRAVLHVALRNRSNTPILVDGKDVMPEVNAVLAKMKTFSEAIISGEWKGYTGKAITDVVNIGIGGSDLGPYMVTEALRPYKNHLNMHFVSNVDGTHIAEVLKKVNPETTLFLVASKTFTTQETMTNAHSARDWFLKAAGDEKHVAKHFAALSTNAKAVGEFGIDTANMFEFWDWVGGRYSLWSAIGLSIVLSIGFDNFVELLSGAHAMDKHFSTTPAEKNLPVLLALIGIWYNNFFGAETEAILPYDQYMHRFAAYFQQGNMESNGKYVDRNGNVVDYQTGPIIWGEPGTNGQHAFYQLIHQGTKMVPCDFIAPAITHNPLSDHHQKLLSNFFAQTEALAFGKSREVVEQEYRDQGKDPATLDYVVPFKVFEGNRPTNSILLREITPFSLGALIALYEHKIFTQGVILNIFTFDQWGVELGKQLANRILPELKDDKEISSHDSSTNGLINRYKAWRG
- the yjbE gene encoding exopolysaccharide production protein YjbE; amino-acid sequence: MKKVLYGIFAISALAATSAWAAPVQVGEAAGSAATSVSAGSSSATSVSTVSSAVGVALAATGGGDGSNTGTTTTTTTSTQ
- a CDS encoding YjbH domain-containing protein, giving the protein MKKRHLLSLLALGISTACYGETYPAPIGPSQSDFGGVGLLQTPTARMAREGELSLNYRDNDQYRYYSASVQLFPWLETTLRYTDVRTRQYSSVEAFSGDQTYKDKAFDLKLRLWEESYWLPQVAVGARDIGGTGLFDAEYLVASKAWGPFDFTLGLGWGYLGTSGNVKNPLCSASDKYCYRDNSYKQAGSIDGSQMFHGPASLFGGVEYQTPWQPLRLKLEYEGNNYQQDFAGKLEQKSKFNVGAIYRVTDWADVNLSYERGNTFMFGVTLRTNFNDLRPSYNDNARPQYQPQPQDAILQHSVVANQLTLLKYNAGLADPQIQAKGDTLYVTGEQVKYRDSREGIIRANRIVMNDLPDGIKTIRITENRLNMPQVTTETDVASLKNHLAGEPLGHETTLAQKRVEPVVPKSTEQGWYIDKSRFDFHIDPVLNQSVGGPENFYMYQLGVMGTADLWLTDHLLTTGSLFANLANNYDKFNYTNPPQDSHLPRVRTHVREYVQNDVYVNNLQANYFQHLGNGFYGQVYGGYLETMFGGAGAEVLYRPLDSNWAFGLDANYVKQRDWRSAKDMMKFTDYSVKTGHLTAYWTPSFAQDVLVKASVGQYLAGDKGGTLEIAKRFDSGVVVGGYATITNVSKEEYGEGDFTKGVYVSVPLDLFSSGPTRSRAAIGWTPLTRDGGQQLGRKFQLYDMTSDRSVNFR
- a CDS encoding capsule biosynthesis GfcC family protein — encoded protein: MIKQTIVALLLSVGASSVFAAGTVKVFSNGSGEAKTLTGAEYLIDLVGQPRLANSWWPGAVISEELATAAALRQQQALLTRLAEQAADSSADDAAAINALRQQIQALKVTGRQKINLDPDIVRVAERGNPPLQGNYTLWVGPPPSTVTLFGLISRPGNQPFTPGRDVASYLSGQSLLSGADRSYAWVVYPDGRTQKAPVAYWNKRHVEPMPGSIIYVGLADSVWSETPDALNADILQTLTQRIPQ